A single genomic interval of Candidatus Bipolaricaulota bacterium harbors:
- the lgt gene encoding prolipoprotein diacylglyceryl transferase, with product MNIFLHTFSPKPIAFSIGPLDVHWYGLLMVLGGLAGLFLARALAKYFKIKKDWLFDLVFWWAIAGLVGGRIYYVLYAFEFYKDRPLDVLKIWQGGLAVHGVMIGAFLATYFFARMKKVNWKDLFDLSAIGLVCAQIIGRWGNYFNQELFGQPTDLPWGIPILSAFRPVEYLADKYFHPAFLYESLLNIVLLGALLLLVWLRFKKNISIKNGVIFFSYLLGYSIIRFNMEFLRVDYSPIVFGVRWAQLFSVLVALISVFFIIFMSLRKGQRTEIKKKIDKQIERIKKEF from the coding sequence ATGAATATTTTTTTGCACACATTTTCTCCCAAGCCGATCGCTTTTTCCATTGGACCGCTGGACGTCCATTGGTACGGCTTGCTCATGGTTCTCGGAGGCTTGGCCGGATTGTTTTTGGCCAGAGCATTGGCGAAATATTTTAAAATAAAAAAAGATTGGCTGTTTGATCTTGTTTTCTGGTGGGCCATCGCCGGTCTTGTCGGAGGCAGAATTTATTACGTGCTTTACGCTTTTGAATTTTATAAAGACAGACCTCTTGATGTTTTGAAAATATGGCAAGGAGGACTCGCGGTGCATGGCGTCATGATCGGAGCTTTTTTAGCGACTTATTTTTTTGCCAGAATGAAAAAAGTTAATTGGAAAGACCTTTTCGATTTATCAGCCATCGGCTTGGTGTGCGCGCAGATTATCGGACGCTGGGGCAATTATTTCAATCAGGAGCTTTTCGGCCAGCCAACCGATTTGCCTTGGGGCATTCCGATTTTGTCCGCCTTTCGGCCGGTCGAATATTTGGCCGATAAATATTTCCATCCCGCGTTTTTGTATGAGTCATTGCTTAACATCGTTTTGCTCGGAGCGTTGTTGCTTTTGGTATGGCTGAGATTTAAAAAAAATATCTCGATAAAAAATGGCGTAATTTTCTTTTCATATCTTCTGGGCTATTCGATCATCAGATTCAATATGGAGTTTTTGAGAGTCGACTATAGCCCGATTGTTTTCGGCGTTCGTTGGGCTCAGCTTTTCAGCGTTTTGGTCGCGTTGATCTCAGTGTTTTTCATTATTTTTATGTCCCTTCGAAAAGGGCAAAGAACGGAAATTAAGAAAAAAATTGATAAACAAATAGAGCGGATCAAAAAAGAATTTTAA
- a CDS encoding YtxH domain-containing protein has product MKKKTFLAGAAIGAVIGAAAAILLAPKSGKQTRADIKNLAKEMSGKIIGEVEKAKSMTKDKYEKIVDGVVAEYKKKKKTANKTLDEINKELKARWRDVQKELKMK; this is encoded by the coding sequence ATGAAAAAGAAAACATTTTTGGCCGGAGCCGCCATCGGCGCGGTGATCGGCGCGGCCGCGGCTATTTTGCTGGCTCCCAAGTCAGGCAAGCAAACGAGAGCCGACATTAAAAATTTGGCCAAAGAAATGAGCGGTAAAATCATCGGCGAAGTGGAAAAAGCGAAAAGCATGACCAAAGACAAGTATGAGAAAATCGTTGATGGCGTGGTCGCGGAATACAAAAAGAAAAAGAAAACCGCCAACAAGACTTTGGATGAAATCAACAAAGAATTGAAGGCTCGCTGGCGAGATGTTCAAAAAGAGCTGAAAATGAAGTAG
- a CDS encoding phosphatidylserine/phosphatidylglycerophosphate/cardiolipin synthase family protein, giving the protein MNHLKEQIQYQFFSVSKDAWQAMREAMDKAKTSIYWETYTFIDDEVGIEFVDLLEKKAKEGVEVKLLIDGIGSYGFSNSSISRLKNAGVDLVIYNQVTLGKFIRFWRAFWERTHRKILVVDSNEGFLGGVNVQNFMADWLDLQLMVVGKLARSLTRAFAKSYIKAGGDKKNVLKLLHPKIEKSKKIKFLFQVPNAKRSRIRANFLRSINHAKKYLKLAVPYYLPDRKLIKAISRARKRGVKIDLILPFRTDLRIVNWTAIKYYELMDKIGVKLHFTSKMMHGKAFVVDGREAMVGSSNIDQGSFYRNREANAYISDKKMVGDVEKILNGWQEFSEPFAKYRWKNRGFFARIKRAFSELLSHWL; this is encoded by the coding sequence ATGAATCATCTTAAAGAGCAAATTCAATATCAGTTTTTTTCCGTTTCCAAAGACGCTTGGCAAGCGATGCGAGAGGCGATGGACAAGGCGAAGACCAGTATTTATTGGGAAACGTATACTTTCATTGACGATGAAGTCGGGATTGAATTTGTCGATTTGCTGGAAAAAAAGGCGAAAGAAGGAGTGGAGGTGAAATTGTTAATTGATGGCATAGGCAGTTACGGTTTTTCAAACTCATCGATCTCCCGGCTGAAAAATGCCGGCGTTGATTTGGTTATTTACAATCAAGTAACGTTGGGTAAATTTATCCGATTTTGGCGAGCCTTTTGGGAGAGGACGCATAGAAAGATTTTGGTGGTCGATAGCAATGAGGGCTTTCTCGGCGGCGTTAATGTGCAGAATTTCATGGCCGATTGGCTGGATTTGCAATTGATGGTGGTGGGGAAATTGGCCAGGTCTTTGACCAGAGCTTTCGCCAAGTCATATATCAAGGCCGGCGGAGATAAAAAGAACGTTTTAAAATTGCTCCATCCGAAAATAGAGAAAAGCAAAAAAATAAAATTTCTTTTTCAGGTGCCCAATGCCAAACGTTCCCGCATTCGAGCGAATTTTCTGCGTTCGATCAACCACGCCAAAAAATATTTGAAATTGGCCGTGCCTTATTATTTGCCTGACAGAAAATTGATCAAAGCGATCTCTCGAGCCAGAAAGAGGGGAGTGAAAATAGATTTGATTTTGCCGTTTCGAACTGATTTGCGAATCGTTAATTGGACGGCGATTAAATATTATGAATTAATGGACAAGATCGGCGTCAAACTTCATTTCACTTCGAAAATGATGCATGGCAAAGCTTTCGTGGTTGACGGCCGCGAAGCCATGGTAGGCTCGAGCAATATCGACCAGGGCAGTTTTTATCGCAACCGAGAAGCCAATGCGTACATCAGCGATAAGAAGATGGTCGGCGATGTCGAAAAAATATTGAACGGCTGGCAGGAGTTTTCCGAGCCGTTCGCCAAGTATCGTTGGAAGAATAGAGGTTTTTTCGCCAGAATCAAGCGGGCATTTTCCGAATTGTTGAGTCATTGGTTATGA